The following coding sequences lie in one Arachis stenosperma cultivar V10309 chromosome 5, arast.V10309.gnm1.PFL2, whole genome shotgun sequence genomic window:
- the LOC130980197 gene encoding uncharacterized protein LOC130980197 isoform X1 translates to MGIIRFLILHTRQIHTNQSQLLADLCGALYCDIEINFGLKKSKCNPAAAARNKHLCESLANSCFPVNDGPAASRLHEFFLHQFCDAHSCTGNRKPFSKGRRRDEKGNSTVEAHLSNWQKEKTILMDRSVAFGSSRFSNTFKIHRILLICDSGYCTPNLAIGECSWRRRARKTAKSTPRFTCLL, encoded by the exons ATGGGCATCATCAG ATTCCTGATTTTGCATACTCGCCAAATCCACACA AATCAGAGCCAGCTCTTAGCAGATCTATGTGGCGCATTGTACTGTGACATTGAAATCAATTTTGGGTTGAAAAAATCAAAATGTAATCCTGCTGCCGCTGCAAGAAATAAACATCTGTGCGAA AGCTTAGCAAATAGTTGTTTTCCTGTTAATGACGGTCCTGCAGCAAGCCGACTCCATG aattcttctTGCACCAATTCTGTGATGCACACAGCTGCACTGGAAACAGGAAACCTTTCTCCAAAGGCCGCCGg AGGGATGAAAAGGGAAACTCAACTGTTGAGGCGCATCTCTCAAACTGGCAGAAAGAAAAAACCATCTTAATGGATAGATCTGTTGCCTTCGGAAGTTCTCGCTTCTCCAACACTTTCAAAATCCATAGAATTTTACTAATATGTGACAGTGGTTACTGCACTCCCAATTTGGCCATAGGCGAGTGCAGTTGGAGGAGAAGAGCGAGAAAGACTGCCAAATCTACTCCTCGTTTTACATGTTTGTTGTAA
- the LOC130980197 gene encoding uncharacterized protein LOC130980197 isoform X2 — protein sequence MGIIRFLILHTRQIHTSLANSCFPVNDGPAASRLHEFFLHQFCDAHSCTGNRKPFSKGRRRDEKGNSTVEAHLSNWQKEKTILMDRSVAFGSSRFSNTFKIHRILLICDSGYCTPNLAIGECSWRRRARKTAKSTPRFTCLL from the exons ATGGGCATCATCAG ATTCCTGATTTTGCATACTCGCCAAATCCACACA AGCTTAGCAAATAGTTGTTTTCCTGTTAATGACGGTCCTGCAGCAAGCCGACTCCATG aattcttctTGCACCAATTCTGTGATGCACACAGCTGCACTGGAAACAGGAAACCTTTCTCCAAAGGCCGCCGg AGGGATGAAAAGGGAAACTCAACTGTTGAGGCGCATCTCTCAAACTGGCAGAAAGAAAAAACCATCTTAATGGATAGATCTGTTGCCTTCGGAAGTTCTCGCTTCTCCAACACTTTCAAAATCCATAGAATTTTACTAATATGTGACAGTGGTTACTGCACTCCCAATTTGGCCATAGGCGAGTGCAGTTGGAGGAGAAGAGCGAGAAAGACTGCCAAATCTACTCCTCGTTTTACATGTTTGTTGTAA